In Polyangiaceae bacterium, a genomic segment contains:
- a CDS encoding ATP-grasp domain-containing protein, with the protein MTEFQPIRRLAIVNRGEAAMRCIRAVKTLRALENSEIEVLALYTAVDRNAPFVRHADIAVLLPTPGTAVQSYLNHDLLLRTLERHGVDAVWPGWGFVAEDPVFVDRLDAAKIRFLGPTSATMRALGDKIASKELAEKSEVPVTKWSNGVVASVEEARRHAENIGYPLVIKASAGGGGRGIRVVREPGQLEAAFRSAASEATAAFGDGRLFMEAMVQGGRHIEVQIVADKHGNVIALGCRDCSVQRRHQKVIEEAPPAHLPPLLIKAVKDSAVELAQSVGYSGVGTVEFLVRDAEYFFLEMNPRLQVEHGITEELTGTELVQTQIRIARGERLPELDYRERGFAIEARVCAEDPDAGFLPAPGRVVRFDPALGPRLRIDTGVASGSEVPADFDSLIAKVIAYGDTREEARARLACALRDFDLVIEGGATNKGYLLELLEAEDYKAGGVDTLWLDRWNAERKHTDDLAAEGLILAALLSYQVQREVKRLNFYADAANITPEKIPPSLGQEIDLTYLGKPYRVRVFASGSWQYRVHLEDRIVAARINASSENAARLVIGDRDLRVLYDITDTNIRVEIEGRVHSFGRQTAGQVCASAPSMVVALHVGLGQRVEAGQQLGLVEAMKMEIGFDSPVAGTVKEIRARKGQQVAAGDVILVIDPASEDGDAAASTRLALPVVEDSLALLFSKDEQGKLAEPNLARAAAAPATVWRRAMDAVDEEVLRIMLGYDAYDERVERLIGFLEAPIPDTMAPAYLKQLAEVKRQLGVFADIERIFTRRRAADDAGSVGASNNARMRLYVRRLRAGGAELPTEFLDNLKRALGHYGVDSLDYSVPLERAVLRLFASQGNPELRFRLVRALLKRVMQLVDAGFELDRDADLRLALSSMAQMRGQIPDDVADAAIDAAYTIFERPELSRQAERTSRGVEQWLERSNEAIDDSVLADLALAPSGVFRQVKQWLRDAPMRQRAIALSACIRRNYAPKQPVSQKSKRVSLSGGEVPVTRLEFAGSRDWRRLAEAERRVVIAGLSEPKGAIAAFEALIREAAEHVFALELVVTIEDEGEIIPLIERITARARDGVPAERFTISVLNSELRTCHYSFSASDTQALDLHLLHPEAAERVDFERYKSFELERLVSPEGIYCFHGKSREVPEDERIFVLVDVRGRPPEDGPAAIHYVPIVERAFHEAARTLRHILLERDSRRRLQWNRITLFLAHEVVLDANTAGWLSRKLHPATRHLGLERVAVRLKILDPTAPSDSARRREMLISDITGSSMEILWREPHTEPLVPVQAYERAVVAAKRRGLVYPYEIIRMLAPDGGPRSVRATERALPSGTFEEYDLDPQSKAPKAVSVDGRPYGQNKAGVVFGVISTPTKKVPEGMKRVLVLSDPTREMGALSGPECDRVIAAIDLAQQLNVPLEWIPVSSGAKIAMDSGTENLDATARVVRRIVTFTQAGGVIHIIVAGVNVGAQSYWDALSTMLLHTRGVLIMTPRSSMVLTGRAALAASGSVSAEDEVAIGGHERIMGPNGQGQYFASDLKEAFRILYEHYSYTYVVPGEQRPRELDTTDPADRRVTEAPYQKSSDAETFERVGEIFDDATNPGRKKPFSMRALMSAVIDQDGGFLERWKNQVGAETAIVWDAHLGGQPVCLIGIESQNVPRYGYRPLDGPAEWNGGTLFPQSSRKVSRALNSASGNRPVVILANLSGFDGSPESMRKFQLEYGAEIARAVVNFKGPILFLVVSRYHGGAYVVFSRELNPSLRALALEGSYASVIGGGPAAKVVFGREVRGRVQADPRVKQALEQLREERSPVARERLGRVSQDVLLEKQAEVAQEFDSVHSVERALKVGSLERILPAVDMRQFLINSLCEALGRAAE; encoded by the coding sequence ATGACCGAGTTTCAACCTATCCGACGTTTGGCAATCGTGAACCGCGGTGAGGCCGCGATGCGTTGCATTCGCGCCGTCAAGACGCTGCGCGCCCTGGAGAACTCCGAGATCGAAGTGCTCGCGCTGTACACCGCGGTCGATCGCAACGCGCCCTTCGTGCGTCACGCCGACATCGCGGTGTTGCTGCCAACTCCAGGTACGGCGGTGCAGTCGTACCTGAATCACGACCTGTTGCTGCGCACGCTGGAGCGCCACGGCGTGGACGCCGTGTGGCCCGGTTGGGGTTTTGTCGCTGAGGACCCGGTGTTCGTCGATCGTCTGGACGCCGCGAAGATCCGTTTTCTGGGGCCGACGAGCGCGACGATGCGCGCGTTGGGTGACAAGATCGCCTCCAAGGAGCTAGCCGAGAAGAGCGAAGTTCCGGTCACCAAGTGGAGCAACGGTGTGGTGGCTAGCGTTGAAGAGGCGCGTCGCCATGCGGAAAATATCGGCTATCCGCTGGTGATCAAGGCCTCGGCGGGTGGCGGTGGTCGCGGCATCCGTGTGGTGCGCGAGCCGGGGCAACTCGAAGCCGCGTTCCGTTCTGCCGCCTCCGAGGCGACGGCGGCGTTTGGCGACGGGCGACTCTTCATGGAGGCGATGGTCCAGGGCGGGCGCCACATCGAGGTGCAGATCGTTGCTGACAAGCACGGCAACGTGATTGCTCTGGGCTGCCGCGACTGCTCCGTGCAGCGCCGCCACCAGAAGGTGATTGAAGAGGCTCCGCCGGCGCACCTACCGCCGCTCCTGATCAAAGCCGTGAAGGACTCGGCGGTCGAGCTGGCGCAGAGCGTTGGCTACTCGGGTGTCGGCACCGTCGAGTTCCTGGTGCGCGACGCTGAGTACTTCTTCCTCGAGATGAATCCGCGCCTGCAAGTCGAGCACGGGATCACCGAGGAGCTGACAGGCACGGAGCTCGTGCAGACTCAGATCCGAATTGCTCGGGGTGAGCGACTGCCAGAGCTCGACTATCGAGAGCGCGGCTTCGCTATCGAGGCGCGTGTCTGCGCGGAGGATCCCGATGCAGGCTTCCTGCCTGCGCCTGGGCGCGTCGTCCGTTTCGACCCGGCGCTCGGGCCACGCCTGCGTATCGACACCGGTGTGGCCTCAGGCAGTGAAGTACCCGCTGACTTTGACTCCCTGATCGCGAAGGTCATTGCCTATGGCGACACCCGTGAGGAGGCCCGCGCCCGTTTGGCATGTGCGCTGCGGGACTTCGACTTGGTGATCGAAGGCGGGGCAACCAACAAAGGCTACCTGCTCGAACTGCTCGAGGCCGAAGACTACAAGGCCGGCGGAGTCGATACGTTATGGCTCGATCGCTGGAACGCGGAACGCAAGCACACCGATGATCTAGCGGCAGAAGGTCTGATCCTCGCGGCACTGCTTTCCTACCAAGTGCAGCGCGAGGTGAAGCGGCTCAACTTCTACGCGGATGCCGCGAACATCACCCCGGAGAAGATCCCGCCCTCCCTGGGACAGGAGATCGACCTCACGTACCTGGGCAAGCCCTACCGCGTGCGGGTGTTCGCCTCTGGCTCCTGGCAGTACCGGGTACACCTCGAAGACCGCATCGTGGCGGCTCGCATCAACGCTTCCAGCGAAAACGCCGCGCGCCTCGTGATCGGCGACCGAGATCTGCGCGTGTTGTACGACATCACCGACACGAACATCCGCGTAGAGATCGAGGGGCGCGTCCACAGCTTCGGTCGTCAGACTGCTGGCCAAGTGTGCGCCAGCGCGCCCTCGATGGTGGTCGCGCTCCACGTCGGCCTCGGTCAGCGCGTCGAGGCCGGACAGCAGCTCGGCCTGGTCGAAGCAATGAAGATGGAAATCGGCTTCGACTCACCGGTGGCGGGCACCGTAAAGGAGATCCGCGCCCGCAAGGGCCAGCAGGTGGCTGCGGGTGATGTCATCTTGGTCATCGATCCAGCCAGCGAAGATGGGGATGCGGCTGCGAGCACGCGGCTTGCGCTACCAGTCGTCGAAGACTCTCTGGCGCTGCTCTTCAGCAAGGACGAGCAAGGCAAACTGGCGGAGCCCAATCTGGCGCGCGCTGCAGCTGCGCCGGCTACCGTGTGGCGCCGCGCGATGGATGCCGTCGACGAGGAGGTGCTGCGCATCATGCTCGGGTACGACGCATACGACGAGCGCGTCGAGCGCCTAATTGGTTTCCTCGAGGCACCAATTCCGGACACCATGGCTCCGGCGTACCTGAAGCAGCTCGCAGAGGTGAAGCGCCAGCTCGGCGTCTTTGCGGACATCGAGCGCATCTTCACGCGCCGCCGCGCGGCTGATGATGCCGGCTCCGTCGGGGCATCCAACAACGCGCGCATGCGCCTCTACGTGCGCCGACTGCGTGCAGGCGGCGCTGAGCTACCCACGGAGTTCCTCGATAATCTGAAGCGGGCGCTGGGGCACTACGGCGTCGACTCTCTCGACTACAGCGTGCCCCTGGAACGGGCGGTGCTCCGCTTGTTCGCTTCCCAGGGCAACCCCGAGCTGCGTTTCCGTCTGGTACGCGCGTTGCTGAAGCGCGTGATGCAGCTCGTGGACGCTGGCTTCGAGCTGGACCGCGACGCGGATCTGCGTCTCGCCCTGTCGAGCATGGCGCAGATGCGCGGCCAGATCCCCGACGACGTGGCGGACGCGGCGATTGACGCCGCGTACACCATCTTCGAGCGCCCAGAGCTTAGCCGTCAGGCGGAGCGCACCTCTCGGGGCGTCGAGCAGTGGCTCGAGCGCAGCAACGAAGCCATCGACGACTCCGTGCTCGCGGACTTGGCGTTGGCGCCTTCCGGCGTGTTTAGGCAGGTCAAGCAGTGGCTGCGCGACGCGCCGATGCGCCAGCGGGCGATCGCGTTGTCCGCCTGCATTCGGCGAAACTACGCACCGAAGCAGCCGGTCTCCCAGAAGAGCAAGCGCGTGAGCCTGAGCGGCGGCGAGGTCCCCGTCACACGTCTCGAGTTTGCTGGGTCACGTGATTGGCGACGCTTGGCAGAGGCCGAGCGCCGCGTGGTGATAGCGGGTTTGAGCGAGCCTAAAGGTGCCATCGCAGCTTTCGAGGCGCTGATCCGCGAGGCAGCGGAGCACGTCTTCGCGCTCGAGCTGGTCGTGACCATCGAAGACGAAGGGGAGATCATCCCACTCATCGAGCGCATCACGGCGCGCGCCAGGGACGGAGTCCCTGCAGAGCGCTTCACCATCTCCGTGTTGAACTCCGAGCTGCGAACCTGCCACTACTCCTTCTCGGCCAGTGATACGCAGGCGCTCGATCTGCACCTCTTACATCCCGAAGCTGCGGAGCGCGTCGACTTCGAGCGCTACAAGAGCTTCGAGCTGGAGCGCTTGGTGTCTCCCGAAGGCATTTACTGCTTCCACGGCAAGAGCCGTGAGGTACCCGAGGACGAGCGCATCTTCGTGTTGGTGGACGTGCGAGGACGCCCTCCAGAGGACGGTCCCGCCGCGATCCACTACGTGCCGATCGTCGAGCGGGCCTTCCATGAAGCCGCGCGAACGTTGCGTCACATCTTGCTCGAGCGGGACTCTCGCCGGCGCCTGCAGTGGAACCGCATCACGCTGTTCCTGGCCCACGAGGTCGTGCTGGATGCGAACACGGCTGGCTGGCTATCTCGCAAGTTGCACCCGGCGACCCGTCACTTGGGGCTCGAGCGCGTTGCCGTGCGGCTCAAGATCCTCGACCCCACCGCGCCATCGGACTCGGCGCGTCGTCGGGAAATGTTGATCAGCGACATCACCGGTAGCTCGATGGAGATCCTGTGGCGTGAGCCACACACCGAGCCCCTGGTGCCGGTTCAGGCCTACGAGCGCGCCGTGGTGGCGGCCAAGCGCCGCGGTCTGGTGTATCCGTACGAAATCATCCGCATGCTCGCACCGGACGGGGGCCCGCGCTCCGTACGGGCCACGGAACGCGCGCTGCCGTCGGGCACCTTCGAGGAGTACGACCTCGATCCCCAGAGCAAGGCACCCAAGGCCGTCAGCGTCGACGGTCGCCCTTACGGCCAGAACAAGGCCGGCGTCGTCTTTGGTGTGATCTCCACACCGACGAAGAAGGTCCCGGAGGGCATGAAGCGCGTGCTGGTGCTCTCGGATCCGACGCGTGAGATGGGCGCGCTCTCCGGCCCCGAGTGCGACCGCGTGATCGCCGCGATCGATCTGGCGCAGCAGCTCAACGTGCCCCTCGAGTGGATTCCGGTCTCCAGCGGCGCAAAGATCGCCATGGACTCCGGGACGGAGAACCTCGACGCGACTGCGCGTGTGGTGCGCCGGATCGTGACCTTCACTCAAGCGGGCGGTGTGATTCACATCATCGTCGCTGGCGTGAACGTCGGCGCGCAGAGCTACTGGGACGCGCTCTCGACGATGCTGCTCCACACGCGGGGCGTGTTGATCATGACACCGCGTTCGTCGATGGTGCTGACGGGGCGCGCTGCCCTCGCGGCATCCGGTTCCGTGTCTGCCGAGGACGAGGTCGCCATCGGTGGCCACGAGCGCATCATGGGACCGAACGGCCAGGGCCAGTACTTCGCGTCGGATCTGAAGGAAGCCTTCCGCATCCTCTACGAGCACTACTCGTACACCTACGTGGTGCCGGGCGAGCAGCGGCCCCGTGAGCTGGACACGACGGATCCCGCTGATCGTCGTGTCACGGAGGCGCCGTACCAGAAGAGCTCCGATGCTGAGACCTTCGAACGCGTCGGAGAGATCTTCGACGACGCGACCAACCCGGGCCGCAAGAAGCCGTTCTCCATGCGTGCATTGATGAGCGCCGTCATCGACCAAGACGGCGGCTTCCTCGAGCGTTGGAAGAATCAGGTCGGCGCCGAGACGGCGATCGTTTGGGACGCTCACCTCGGCGGGCAGCCGGTGTGCTTGATCGGCATCGAGAGCCAGAACGTGCCGCGTTATGGTTACCGCCCCCTCGACGGCCCCGCGGAGTGGAACGGCGGCACGCTGTTTCCTCAGTCCTCGCGCAAGGTGTCTCGTGCGCTGAACAGCGCGAGTGGCAACCGCCCGGTGGTGATTCTGGCAAACCTCAGCGGTTTCGACGGTTCACCTGAGTCCATGCGGAAATTCCAGCTGGAGTACGGTGCCGAGATCGCCCGCGCGGTGGTCAACTTCAAGGGACCGATCCTGTTCCTGGTTGTGTCGCGCTATCATGGCGGCGCCTACGTAGTCTTCAGCCGTGAGCTGAACCCGAGCTTGCGCGCGCTAGCCCTCGAAGGCAGCTACGCCTCAGTGATCGGTGGTGGCCCTGCTGCGAAGGTGGTGTTCGGTCGTGAGGTGCGCGGCCGCGTGCAGGCAGACCCGCGGGTGAAGCAGGCCCTCGAGCAGCTGCGTGAGGAGCGTAGTCCTGTTGCGCGAGAGCGCCTCGGTCGGGTGAGCCAAGACGTCTTGCTCGAGAAGCAGGCTGAGGTCGCACAGGAGTTCGACTCGGTGCACAGCGTAGAGCGCGCGCTGAAAGTTGGATCACTCGAGCGCATCCTGCCGGCGGTGGACATGCGTCAGTTCCTGATCAACTCGCTTTGCGAGGCGCTCGGCCGCGCTGCGGAGTAA
- a CDS encoding sigma-70 family RNA polymerase sigma factor: protein MSEASAAQAPLDNARLQQLFTRHYAWVWRTVRRLGVAESAVDDVVQQVYITVNRQLDRIRPEAERAYLFGVAQRLAANARRGARRNRGTASDELDLEPASGRNPEQLVDFKERRQQLDRWLDQLDDDLRAPFVLFELEGLSLAEIADTLDLPLGTVKTRLRRARERFLEVAQMKQQEATHG, encoded by the coding sequence GTGAGCGAAGCCAGCGCAGCGCAGGCGCCGCTCGACAACGCGCGGTTGCAGCAGCTCTTCACTCGGCACTACGCCTGGGTGTGGCGAACCGTGCGGCGCTTGGGAGTCGCGGAGAGCGCGGTGGATGACGTCGTTCAGCAAGTTTACATCACCGTGAATCGTCAGCTCGATCGCATTCGCCCCGAGGCTGAGCGAGCGTACCTGTTCGGTGTCGCCCAGCGTCTGGCGGCCAACGCTCGGCGTGGTGCCCGGCGCAATCGCGGCACGGCGAGCGATGAGCTCGATCTCGAGCCCGCATCGGGGCGTAATCCGGAGCAGCTGGTGGACTTCAAGGAGCGGCGCCAGCAGCTCGATCGCTGGCTCGATCAGCTGGATGACGACCTGCGCGCTCCGTTCGTACTCTTCGAGCTCGAAGGGCTCAGCCTGGCAGAGATCGCGGATACTTTGGACTTGCCCTTGGGTACCGTGAAGACGCGGCTACGGCGCGCTCGAGAACGTTTCCTTGAGGTAGCGCAGATGAAGCAGCAGGAGGCGACTCATGGATGA